Genomic segment of Candidatus Flexicrinis affinis:
GATGAGCGCAACGCCGAGGCCGACGCCTGCGCCGATCATGAACCTTGTGCTGATCTTGTCGACATTGGCCACGCGAACGGCAAAGTACGATACGCCGAATGCCAGCGCAATCGTAATCGCGTCGGACAGTGTCATTACCTTGTCGATCTGCCCTTGCAGCACGCCGAAGATCGTCAGCGCCGCAAACCCGCCGAGCGCCATTCGCCCAACGCGAGCAGAAAGCTGAGTCAGGACTCCGCCAAGCGCGCCCAACCCCACAGATACGATCAACAAGACGCCGATCGCTGCACCGGCGCTTTCCTGCCCCATGTACAGCGCGGACTGCGCCAAAGGCTCCATGTTGCGAAACACGAAGCGAACGTCTACAGCTTCGGTAAACAGAATTGTCGCCGCGAGCCCAACGCCGACGATCAGACCAGCGGCAGCGCCATTGATCAGCGTGGACAGCACGCCGCGAGTAGCGACCTGCCGCGCGGCCGCGAAGCCCGCCGCAGTAAAGGCGATATACAGCGCAAGTTGACTGAATGACACGCCGCCGAAGACAACGTCGCCTGCCGCGTTCTCCAGCTCGGTGATCACGGTGCGGCGCTCGAAAGCCACGAACAGGTTTGTCAGCGTGAGGAGGATGGACACGAGGGCCGCATAGAGGCCCAGTCGAATAGTATTGCGCCCGAATACCATGCCCGTTACGCCTTCTTCTTCGCCAGAACTTCGCCGAAGATCCCCGTCGGACGGAAGATCAGGATCAACACCAGCACGCCGAATGCGATGACGTCCTCGAGCTGTGACGGCAGTCCAAGCATTTGCGGCGCAGCGGACTCGATGATGCCCAGCAGCACGCCGCCTGCCATCGCACCGGGGATGTTCCCGATGCCACCCAATACCGCCGCGGTAAATGCCTTCACGCCCGGCGTGAAGCCCATAAACGGCGACACCTGACGGTTATAAAGGGCAAACAGAATAGCTGCAGCGCCGGCCATCAGGGCGCCGAGCACGAAGGTCAAGACGATTACGCGGTCGACGTTGATTCCCATCAGCGAGGCCGTGCTTTTGTCCTCGGCCACGGCCCGCATCGCCTTGCCGACCTTCGTGCGCTGCACAAAGAACCAAAGCCCGCCCATCAGGACCAGCGCGATAATGAAGATCACGAAATACAGCGGGCGGACAACGATGTCCCCGCCGAAGGCTTCGAGGGTGTAGCGCCCTTGCATAATGTCGATGCCACCCTCGCACGCTGTGCCGGTTCCGCCAATGCACAGGTTGACGATCGGGTAGTTGCGCGGCGCGCCGCCGAACAAGCGCAGGAAGAGCTCCCTTAGCGCTATACTTGCGCCAATCGCGGTGATCAACGGGACGAGGCGAGGCGCGCTTCGCAGCGGCCTATACGCGATGCGCTCGAGCAGCACCGCGGTGATAACCGAGGCGATCATCCCCACCGCCAGCGTGAGCAGCAGGGCGAGCAGCGTCTGCTCGGCCAGAAAGCCGGATTCGTTAAAGGCGTTGATCGCGAAGAAGCCGATGTACGCTCCACTCATGAATACCTCGCTGTGGGCGAAGTTGATCATGAGCAGCACGCCGTACACCAGCGTGTAACCGAGCGCGATCAGCGCGTAGATGCTGCCCTGCGCTAGGCCGAGTACCAGACCCTGTAAGAAGTCGTCCGCCCCGTAGAGTCCGTTGACGGTGTTGCGCACGGCGATAAACGCGAGAAACAGCAGCAGACCGCCGCCCGCGAGGTATAGAAAGATCTGCACGGGGTCGTTGCCCAAGCGCAAACGCCCGGCGAGGGGAATGGATTTCAGCATGTTGATGACGCCTTGATGAGGAGGCGCTGCCTCCGCTTGCGAACCCCGACAGTTATAACGCGTCGCCTATCGTCTCACAACAATCGGGGCGCAGTGACCTGCGCCCCGATGTGTCTTGCTACTGCGCGGTAGAGGCTACCGGCGTTACTCCATTTCCATGCTCATGGTCTCGAGGCGGACAATCTCGCCGTCCTGAACCTGGAAGAAGCCGATACCACCCTGCGAGCACTCGCCGTCGCCGTTGCAGCTCAGGATACCCGAAAGGCCGACAACCGGCTCTTCTGCACCGTAGTTGGCGATGAAGTCTGCCAGCGCAGCGCGATCGATCACGAGGTTGCCGTCGGCATCGATTTCGCCGACCGCCTCAATGCCGTCGAGGTACATCAGAACCGCATCACGGCTGTAGCTGTGGAACGCGGCGGTCGGCGGGAAGCCGTACTTCTCTTCGTATTCGGCCACGAACGCGTCCAGCGCTTCGCTAGCTGCCGGGGCGGGGGTCGAGATGTAGACACCCTCAACCGCGGCGCCGCCGAGGTTGATCAGTTCCGGCGTGAAGATACCATCTGCGCCCATGAACGGGACATCGGCCAAGCCGGCATCCGCGCGCTGCTCGGAGAGTCGGGCTGCTTCGGCCGGGAACCCACCGAAGAAGATCAGCTCGGGCTCGGCGGAGGCGATGCCGTCCAGCGTGCTGCGGAAGTCGGTGTCACCGACGGTCACGGCGTCCTGAGCGACAACCTCGCCACCCAGCTCTTCGAACGCCGCCGCCACATTGGCGACCAGACCTTCGCCGTAGGGGCTGCCGTCATGGATGGTGGCCAGCTTAGTGACCCCGAGGTAATCGAAGATGAAGATCGCATCCTCGACGCCCTGCGCATCATCGTTCGGGGTGACGCGGTTGAAGCTGACGAAGTCGGCGGCCAGCGCGGGGTTGGTGCAGCTCGCGCTGATCATGATGTAGCCGGCTGAGTCGAGGACCGGACCGGCGGCGCGGCACGCGCTCGAGCATGTCGGGCCGACGATGCCGACGATCTGGGGATTGGAGACATAGTAGTTCGCGATCGCCTGACCGCCCTCGGCAGAGCAGAGGTCGTCCTGCACGTCGATGGTGACTTCAAATTCGACGTCACCGATCGTCACGGTACCACGCTCGTCAAGCGCAAGCTCGACGCCGCGCACGATGTCTTCACCCAGCGGGGCAAGACCTTCGCCGCTGATCACTGCTGCGACGCCGATGACGACCGGATCGCCGGCCTCGACGACGATCGTTCCCTCGTCTTGTGCGAGAGTCGGGACGACGAGCAGCGCCAGAACGGCCAGAACAACGAGAAAATTGCGGAATGTATTCCGAACCATAGGGGTAAACTCCTTGCTGTGTTTGGTGTACCCTGTGCCTAATCAAGGCGTTGATGAGTGTACCGTGATGAATTGGGTTGTCAAATCGTTACATCTATCTTTCATAATTCCGGCGACAATCGTCCTGTTTGTCGCCGCCTCCGCCCGACTTCTCGTGTCTGCACAGGACGCATGGCCGGTAGCCCAACGCTGCTTGGGCCTGCCTGTTGCAGCGCCTGACGCGCCGTTCCCCGGCATGCTGGTCACGATCGCCGACGACGCCGTTCGCGCCTATCGAGAAGGCGTGCCGACAACGTATGTGCTGTCGTTCGCGGGAGGAAACTTTCTGCGGGGCGCGTCGGTTGCGCCGGACGGCAGACACATTGCCGTGCCGAACGGGGTGATCACGACCGTAACCAGCAGCGACATTCGCTACACCGTTCAAGAGATTCGCATCGTCACAACCGAGACGGTACCGCGCATCACCGTGCGCATCCCGTGGCGGGCATCGTTTCCGGTAGGATCGCCCTTCACGTCCGCGGGTGACATCCCGCCGGTTCAGTGGCTCGACGGGGAGACGGTGCTGTTGGTTCAAGGAACGCTGTCGGAGGAACAGACGTGGGTCACCGTCAATCCGTTTCACGCCGATGCCCTGCCCGAGCCGGCCGCCGTGCAAGACGCTGTTACGCGATCGCCGGACGGGTCGCGCGCGGTCGTCGTTCGCGATGGCGATTGGGTGCTGGTCGGCGTCGGTTCCGCTCAGAACACTGTCACGCTCCCGTCGGGCATCGATGTGTCGCGTGCGGTTTGGTCGCCAACGTCTAGCTCAATTGCCGTGCCGCTGCGTGAGGCGGGACGGGGCGCACTTGCCGTATTCGACGCTGCCACCGGCGCGCGAAGCGATTTGATAGCGTTCGAACGCTATCAGGCGGCGCGCAGCGTGCGCTGGTCACCCGATGGACTGCGCCTCGCCTTCGCGCTGTTCGACCCGCAGACCGGCATGAATCGGCTGCATGTGGCCGAACTGGCAACGCAGCGGGTCGTCGACCTGTGTGTGGAGCTGGGCATTGCCGGGAACGAACCCAATACGTCGGCGGTCGTCTGGTCGCCAGACGGAAACAGCCTAGCGATGGTGACCGCGCAGGCTGTACCCAGTGCCGTGGTATCGATAGCAGATATAGAGACGGGTCAGCGCTGGACACTGCTGCCCGCATCAGGCGAACTGTTGGGGTGGTACGACTAGCCGAAACGCCTAAAAGTCGTCGTCGTCGTCATCACCGTACGAATCATCGAGTTCTTCGTCTTCGTCGAAGTCCTCGTCGTCGTCGTAGAAATCGTCCTCTTCGTCGAGGTCGTAGCCTTCGTCGTCGATGTCCTCGTCATCGAAATCACGTGGACCGCGAAGGAGGATGTCGTCGATTGCGCGCATGGGTGTCTCTCCGGGCAGACGCCGCTCTGGCCGCGTAACACGCGGCAGTATAACATGAACTTCGGGGATGCAAATATCAGAATTCGGCGTCAGCGAGACATGAACCGGTATCCTACGCCGCGCGACGTCAAAATGTAGCTGGGGTGATCGGGATCGATCTCGAGTTTCTGGCGCAGGTAGTGGATGTACAGCTTGAGGCTGTCGATCGCATCGCCGTATTCTTCTCCCCAGGCCTGACGTACGAGGTCGTCGCGGGCAACGACGCGGCCCGCATTACGAACGAGGATCCCGAGCAGGTTGAATTCCTTTGGCGTAAGGTGGCAGAGCTGATCGCGCACGTACACCTCGCGATTGAGGAAGTTCACCCGGAAGTCGCCGTCGTCAAATACCAGCTCTTCGGACGGCGCACTGCGTGGGGCACGGCGCAAATGCGCTTTGATACGCGCCAATAGTTCCTGCGGGTCGAATGGCTTGGGGATGTAATCGTCGGCGCCGAGGTCAAGGCCGCGCACTACGTCTTCCGAACTCGTGAACGCGGAAAGAAACAGGATCGGGACGTCGGACATCTCGCGCAGACGGTGGCACATCTCCCACCCGTCCATTTGCGGCATGTTTACGTCGAGGAGCACGATGTCCGGTTGGAACCGGTAGGCCTTGCGCAACCCGTCCTCCGCAGAGGCGGCACGCACGACCTCATACCCTGCCCGTGCCAGTAGAAGCTCGAGCACGCGCAGCGTTGATTCATCATCGTCAACGATCAAGACGGTATCAGACATCGTCTCCCCGCTGAAGGTTACGTGAGTCCAACCATCACGCGGACACTGTATGGGAAATGTATCATAGTTCTAACGTTGCGGCAAACAACGTTTCTCAACGGTCCTCACCGCCGATTAGACTACGCAAACAAGACGCACGCTGGCAAAATCCGCACGATCATGTACGCTATGCGGTCAGATTGCCGTTTAACCGCAGTGAGGCGGCACGGCAGTGTCGTCGGCAGTATGCGAGGATTTATCGCAATGCAGGTTTTCACACATCGAATTGACCGTCGCACGATTCGCGGTTTGATCGGGAGCGCCCTTGTGCTCGCCGTTCTCCTTCCGCTCATGGTCGTGCCCACTTTTGCACAAGACCCCACGGCGACCCCTGCCCCGGTCGCCGATCCGGTACGCCGCGGCCTTGACGCTGCGCGCGACGCACTGGAAGCGGAGTTCAACACCGACCTGACGTACGTCCGTGCATGGACGTTCGAACAGACCGAATGGACCGTCAGCATCGACACATGCGACTCTGAAGTCGCAGAGTTCGACTATCGCCCGGTGTACTTCGGCTGGGTGTACGACATCACGGCACTCAACGGCCGCACGTGGCGCGTGCGCGTCAGCTTCGATCTGAAGGCGGTCGTGATCTGCGACCGTGAAGATCTATCTCCGGTCACTGACCCGAGCGCGGTCACCAACCCTGACCTTGCCGCTCCGGTTGCAGGTGCTGGCGCAGTGGGCGACTTCGAGCTTGGCGGCCACTACTTCGTCTTGGACGGCGGCGCTGTCGCGGCGATGAAGCAGGCCGGCATGACGTGGGCCAAGAAGCAGATCCGCTGGACGCTCGGCTCGGGAACAGGCTCGGCCGCCGGCGCAATCGCTGAAGCTAAGGCCAACGGCTTCAAGGTGCTGCTGAGCATTGTCGGCGTGGTCGAAGAAATGGGCGACTACGACGGCTACATCAACGCATTCGCCGCGTACATGGGCGAGGTCGCCGCGCTCGGGCCGGACGCGATTCAGGTCTGGAACGAGCCGAACATCGACCGTGAATGGCCGCTTGGCCGCGTCAACGGCGCCGAGTACACCAAGCTGCTTGCGGCGTCCTTCAACGCCATCAAGAGCGCCAACGCCAACGTCATCGTCATGACCGCTGCGCCGTCGCCAACCGGGTTCGCCGGCAGCGCCGGGTGCACTCAGACCGACACGTACCACGTCTGCAACGACGATGTCTTCTTCCAGCAGATGGCGAACGCAGGCGCTGCGAACTACATCGACTGCGTCGGCCTGCACTATAACGAAGGTGTCGTGTCGCCAAGCGCCACCACCGGCGACCCGCGCGACAACTTCCCGACCCGCTACTTCGGCAGCAACATCGGGCGTGCACGCGCATACTTCCCCAACCGTCCGATCTGCTTCTCGGAACTGGGTTACGTGACGCCGGAAGGCTATGGTCCGATCGCGCCGAACTTTGCATGGGGCGCGGACAACACCGTGGCCGAGCAGGCCGCGTGGCTTGCGGAAGCTGCCGCACTCTCGGCACAGCTTGGCTACGTGCGTATGATGATCGTTTGGAACATCAATTCGCAGCAGTACGATGCCAACGACCCGCAGGCAGGCTACGCGATCATCCGTCCGGGTGGAAGCTGCCCGGCATGCGCCACGCTGGGCGTGGTGATGGGCGCGAGCTAGCGCAGGTCTCAGCCAACCGAAACAAGAACGCCCCGGTCACAAGCCGGGGCGTTTTCATTGCCGGTAGGGGCCTTGCACGACGAATCTACTCGATCGGCTTCAAGTACTCGGCGACCAGCGCCTTGGTGCCCACTTGAGCGTTGTCGAACTGCACCGTCGCCTTTTCGCTTTCGCCCGTGCCGCTGGACTCCACCACCGTACCTGCGCCGAACCTCGCGTGGTACACGCGTGACCCGGTGGGGAATCGTGCCGCGCCCCCGGGGAACGGCACGATCTTGCTGCGGATGCTGTTTCCGAACCGGCCATCGTCCGATTTCGGTGCCGGTTTCTGATCTTGCAGCCACTGGTTGAGCGGCGTGTTCGTCCCCGCGGAGATTTGACGCCCGGTCGACCGGGAGTCGTTGAGGCGCGGCGTCCGATCCCAGCGCGTCGCACTGCTGTACGAGTCCTCGTACGAGCGCGACATGACGCGGGTGGACAGGCCACGGATGACCTCGGAAGGGATGTCGGACAGGAAGCGGCTCGGTACGTTGAGCGATGTACCGAATGCGCGCCGGAACGCGTAGCTGAGCAGCAAGCGCTCCTCGGTGCGCGTGATCCCGACGTAGAACAGCCGGCGTTCCTCGGCCAACTGCTCCGCCGTATCCAGCGAACGCGCATGCGGCAGCACGCCTTCCTCGCAGCCCACGATAAACACGACTGGAAACTCCAGCCCCTTTGCGGCGTGCAGCGTGAGCAGCGTGACGGCTTGCTTGCCTTCCTGCAGGTCGTCGATGTCGCTTGAAAGCGACTCCTCCTCGAACACGCTGGTGATGTCGCGGCCGTTTTGAACCGCCATCGCCAACACCTGCCGGAGTTGGTCGATATTTTCCTCGCGTTCGAGCTGGTCGTCCTGATCCTTGCTGATCTCTGGAAGGTAGAAGCGGTAGCCGGTGTCGCCGATGATCGCGTCGAGAAGGCCAACGTAGTCGCCGGTCGCGGCGATCAGTCGCCACTTGTTCACCATCGTGCCGAATTCAGCAAACAGCCGGCCGACACGCCCGCTAAGGCCCGGTGCCTCTCCGGTGGCCGCCTGTTCGAGCGCTTCTAGCACGCCAAGCCCCATCTTGCCGGCCCATGTGAAGAAATCGCGCAGCGACTTATCGCCGATGCCGCGCTTGGGGACGTTTACGATCCGCGCGAAGCTCAGCTTGTCCTGCGGGTGATAGATCATCCGCAGATACGCCATGAGATCCTTGATCTCCTTGCGCTTCCAGAACGACACCCCGCCGACCAACCGAAATGGGATGCTGCCCTGAAGGAACGCCTGCTCGAGCACTCGCGAGAAGGCATTGGTGCGATACATGACGGCGAAGTCGCCGTAGTTGTAAGGTTCGCCGCTTTCCCGCTGCCCGCTGGGCCGGTGGCTGTCACGGATCAGCTCATCGATCTTGTCGACTACCCAGCGCGCTTCGAACTCGTCGTTGTAGGCTTCGAACAGCTCGATCGGCTCGCCCGTCCCCTTGTCGGTGAACAGCGCCTTGCGGGTACGGTTCGGGTTGCGATCGATCACGCCGCGAGCGGCATCCAGCACGCTTTGAGTCGACCGGTAGTTCTGCTCAAGCAGAACCACCTTCGCGTCTGGATAGTCGCGCCGGAACTGGTTCACGTTTCGATAGTCCGCGCCGCGGAAGGCGTAAATGCCCTGATCCTCGTCGCCGACGACAAACACGTTGTCCTGCGGGCGCGCGAGCATTCGCACCAGCGCATACTGCGCGCTGTTGGTGTCTTGAAACTCGTCCACCAGCACGAAGTCGATGAATCGTTGATACTTTTCGCGCACAGTGTGGTTGTCGCGCAGTAGAATCACGGTCTGAAGCAGCAGATCGTCGAAGTCCATCGCGTCGTTGTCGAGCAGGATCGCCTGATACCGCTCGTAGACGCGGCGGATTATCTCACCGGTGTAGTCGCTGGCCGGATAGTCTCCCGGCATCACCATCTCGTTCTTGGCGCCGGAGATTCGCGCCAGAACCTGCCGTGGCACGAACTTCTTAGGGTCGATATTGAGTTCGGCGAGCGCCTGTGTCACGGCCGTGGTCTGATCGTCGGTGTCGAAGATCGTGTAGTTGGCGCTGTACGGTGTGTGTTCGCTCTCGCGGCGCAGGGTGCGCGCACAGATGCTGTGAAATGTGCCGATTTGCAGGCCGCCCAGCCGCGCCCCGATCAGCGCCTCGACGCGCCCGCGCATCTCCTGCGCGGCCTTGTTAGTGAAGGTGACGGCCATCATCGCCGGCGGAGGCACGCGCATTTCGTTGATGAGGTACGCCACGCGATGCGTCAGCACGCGGGTCTTGCCGCTGCCCGGCCCGGCGAGCACCAGCACTGGCCCCGTACCTGCCGTTACGGCGGCGCGCTGCGCGTCGTTTAGCCCGTCGGTGATAAACACTATTCGTTCCTGTCGGATTGGGTTGGACCTGACGGGATTATACCAGTTGAGTCGGGCGCTCCCGCCGGAGGCGCGGATTGTTCATCCTGTGTTCGAGCAACACGTGCGTGCCCGGCTGGGGAAAAGGACAGCCCCGACCGAGGCCGGGGCTGAGTGGTCGTGCGTTTCCGCACGATGGGTGGGTTACGCCTCGCGGCGAAACCAGGTGGTTCTAGAGGCGCAAGCCCTCCCGACAGCCTAACATAATGTCGATCACCCCCTTTGTACTCACCCAACGATGGCTAAACGTTAGCATGCTCTGACAAATCACGCAACTTAACGTTTGTGAAGTACCTCACTTTTTTGCGATAATTGCGGTATGGGCGTGCGAACCGAGCGGTTCGCCGCGTCTATATTACGCAAATTCGATGTAGGGACGTGCTCGTGACCGACGAACAAATCACTCCTTCTGCCCCACTCCACTTCAATGCTGAACCCACCGCGAAGGAAAGTCCGCAAGCCACAACTTCGAACCCGGTGATGTCACAGACGATCATCGTCGGTCTGGTATTCCTCGTGATTGGCTTCATCGGCGGGGGCATCGTGTTTGGGCGGGGTGTCGACACCGCACAGCTCGAGCGCAGCATTCGGGCCATCGTGGCCGAAGAAGTCGCCAACATGAGCGCATCCGGCGGGACTGCCAACGCCGATCTCGCCGACAACGATCCGTCGTTCGGGCCGGACGACGCGGTAGTGACGATTGTCGAGTTCAGCGACTTCTACTGCAGCTTCTGTGGTCGTTTCGCCGCCGAGACGCTGCCACGCCTGCGCGAAACCTACGGCGACTACATCCGGTTCGTCTATCGAGACATGCCGATCATCGGCGGGCAAATCAGCGTCGACGCGGCAGTTGCGGGCAATTGCGCCCACGCCCAAGACAACTTCTGGGGCTTCCACGACCTGATCTTCCAGAACGCCGGCGCGCGCTCGCGCGATGCCTTCATCAGTTTCGCCGACGAACTTGGCCTCGATACCGAGCTGTTCGCAGCATGCCTCGACGACCGCGCAATGAGCGAGGAAGTCACGCTCGACTACATCGACGGGCAGGGCCTCGGGATAACGGGCACGCCCGCGTTCTACATCAACGGCCGCCCCATCACTGGTGCGCAGCCGTTCAACACCTTTGCGCTGGTGATCGACTCCGAACTGCGCAAGGCCGGTATCACGCCACCCGAACGAGGCGACAGCGGATAGGAGTGTATGCGCGCGGCGGCGTTCGACGTCAACGAAACCCTGCTCGACCTGCGGGCGCTCGACCCGCTGTTCAAGCGCGTGTTCGGGGACGCCGCCGCACGGGTGACATGGTTCAATCAGGTCATCCAATCGGCCCTGCTTCAAAATGCGCTGAATTCATACGCGCCATTCGGCGTGATCGCGCGCGCCGCCGTGACGATGGCCGGTCAGCGCCTCGGCGTTGACGTGCCCGAATCCGCGGCCGACCAGATCGTGACCGCGATGACTTCGCTGCCCGCCTACCCGGATGTCCGAGACGCGCTGATTGCACTCCGCCGCGCCGGCTATCAGGTGGCGGCGTTCTCCAACGGCACGCGTGCCGCAGTAACCGCACAGCTCACATCCGCCGGGCTGATCGACGTGTTCGACGTCGTCATTAGCGCCGACGACGCCAAACACCTCAAACCGGCGAAACAGGCCTATCACCACGCCGCCAAGATCATGCGCACGCCACCGCGCCAGTTGTGGATGGTCGCCGCGCATGCATGGGACATCGCCGGGGCCAAGCGAGCCAGCTTGCGCACGGCGTTCATTGCCCGCCCGGGCGCTGCCTACGATCCGCTGTTCGCCGCACCCGACCTGATCGCACACGACCTCGCTGAATTCGTCCAGAAGCTCGTCCAGCGTGAATGGGGAACCCCGACATGAGCGACAGCCCGCTGACCCCGCTTGACCTGCCCATCCCGGACGATCCGATGCAGCGGGTACGCAGGCTCGCACGTGATCTCGCGTGGGGGGCGCTCAACCAGCGCTGGGCGACATCGTTCATGATCACGCCGGAAAAGACGCACGACGTGTGGAACCTGAACCGCCCCGACACGTCGATGGCGGATTACATCCGCTCCACATGGGGTGAAGGCGCACCCCGCGCGCATCTCCTCCACGCCCTCGGCTATACGGAACTCAACGAGAGCGACCGCTTCCACGCCTACTACACGCTGACGAGCCGCGCCTTCGACCTGCTGCACGACCCCGTACCGGCCGCGATCTTCATTTCGTACAGCCGGCGCGAGTCAAGCGCGTTTGCGCTGCTCGTGTTGGCCCGCCTCAAGCTTGGCGGCCTTGACGCCTTCCTCGACATGAAGGACCTGTCACCGGGTGAAGACTGGCACGCGCGCCTCGAACGCGAAGTCCGCGCACGCAAGGTGTTCGTCAGTTTACTCGGGCCGCAGACGCTCGACTCGCCGCACGTCCGCGAGGAGATTCACTGGGCGCTTCAGCACGGCCTGACCGTCATCCCGGTGTTTCACAACGGCTTCACACCGGCTGACATCACCGACGAGGCGCTCGCGCCATTCGTGCGCTCGAATGGCATCGTCGTCGAAACCGAAACAACCAAAGCCTACAACGCCGCCGTCGTCGAACTGCTCAACGCCTTCGGCGTCTCGCCGTAAGGGGTTTCCAAGGGATTTGCACCCCTTGACCTCGTATCTGCAAAAGCGGTCGCGCGCGACCGCTTTTGCGAGTACAAGAGTCCAGCGGGCGCATGCCCTTGGCGAGTTCGGGGCAGCGCCCCGAGACAATCTCGATGTCTAGCTGCGTGAAAGGTACTTGTGCATCAGCGTCTGGAAGTGGTGGACGCCGTTCTCGCGCTTGACGCTGAAGCGGCCCTTGTCGTAGGAGCGTGACGTCAAGCCGCGCTGGACAATCTCGCAAATGGCGATGTCTTCCTGCTGGATTTCGTCGCTGAACTGGATCGTCTGCTGCATCGACTCCCAACCCGCGCCGGTGCCCGGTTCTTCGAAGTACCACTCGAAGATCGTGAGCGTCTTTTCGTGGCCGATGGGCAGAATAATGTTGATGCTCATGTTGTCGGGATACACGTTGAGCATCACGTTGGGGAAGATCCAGTAGTAGAGCGCCTCGGCTTCATCGTCAGTGCGGATGTAGCGCCGGTCGCGGCCCTGAATCTGGCCGTCTTTGGCGGGCCGAATCGGCGCGTACTGCGACGAATACTCCTCGAACGTGTCGACGCGGTACTGCTCGTAATCAAGCTCGCGGTACAGGCCGGGGTGCGCCGTCGGCACGTGGTAGCCTTCGAGGTAGTTGTCGACGTAGACCTTCCAGTTGCAGTCGATGAAGTAGTCGCGGCGCTCGAACATGCGCATGTTGCCGATGTTGAAGCCCTTGCGGGCAATCTCCGCAGCGATCGGCCCATAGCTCGTCTCGGCCATCGGTTTGGCTGCGGGGTCGAGGTTGACAAACACAAACGGTCCCCACGCTTCGACGTTTACCGGCGGCAGACATACCGAGTCGCTGTCC
This window contains:
- a CDS encoding DsbA family protein, with the translated sequence MTDEQITPSAPLHFNAEPTAKESPQATTSNPVMSQTIIVGLVFLVIGFIGGGIVFGRGVDTAQLERSIRAIVAEEVANMSASGGTANADLADNDPSFGPDDAVVTIVEFSDFYCSFCGRFAAETLPRLRETYGDYIRFVYRDMPIIGGQISVDAAVAGNCAHAQDNFWGFHDLIFQNAGARSRDAFISFADELGLDTELFAACLDDRAMSEEVTLDYIDGQGLGITGTPAFYINGRPITGAQPFNTFALVIDSELRKAGITPPERGDSG
- a CDS encoding UvrD-helicase domain-containing protein, giving the protein MFITDGLNDAQRAAVTAGTGPVLVLAGPGSGKTRVLTHRVAYLINEMRVPPPAMMAVTFTNKAAQEMRGRVEALIGARLGGLQIGTFHSICARTLRRESEHTPYSANYTIFDTDDQTTAVTQALAELNIDPKKFVPRQVLARISGAKNEMVMPGDYPASDYTGEIIRRVYERYQAILLDNDAMDFDDLLLQTVILLRDNHTVREKYQRFIDFVLVDEFQDTNSAQYALVRMLARPQDNVFVVGDEDQGIYAFRGADYRNVNQFRRDYPDAKVVLLEQNYRSTQSVLDAARGVIDRNPNRTRKALFTDKGTGEPIELFEAYNDEFEARWVVDKIDELIRDSHRPSGQRESGEPYNYGDFAVMYRTNAFSRVLEQAFLQGSIPFRLVGGVSFWKRKEIKDLMAYLRMIYHPQDKLSFARIVNVPKRGIGDKSLRDFFTWAGKMGLGVLEALEQAATGEAPGLSGRVGRLFAEFGTMVNKWRLIAATGDYVGLLDAIIGDTGYRFYLPEISKDQDDQLEREENIDQLRQVLAMAVQNGRDITSVFEEESLSSDIDDLQEGKQAVTLLTLHAAKGLEFPVVFIVGCEEGVLPHARSLDTAEQLAEERRLFYVGITRTEERLLLSYAFRRAFGTSLNVPSRFLSDIPSEVIRGLSTRVMSRSYEDSYSSATRWDRTPRLNDSRSTGRQISAGTNTPLNQWLQDQKPAPKSDDGRFGNSIRSKIVPFPGGAARFPTGSRVYHARFGAGTVVESSGTGESEKATVQFDNAQVGTKALVAEYLKPIE
- a CDS encoding branched-chain amino acid ABC transporter permease, coding for MLKSIPLAGRLRLGNDPVQIFLYLAGGGLLLFLAFIAVRNTVNGLYGADDFLQGLVLGLAQGSIYALIALGYTLVYGVLLMINFAHSEVFMSGAYIGFFAINAFNESGFLAEQTLLALLLTLAVGMIASVITAVLLERIAYRPLRSAPRLVPLITAIGASIALRELFLRLFGGAPRNYPIVNLCIGGTGTACEGGIDIMQGRYTLEAFGGDIVVRPLYFVIFIIALVLMGGLWFFVQRTKVGKAMRAVAEDKSTASLMGINVDRVIVLTFVLGALMAGAAAILFALYNRQVSPFMGFTPGVKAFTAAVLGGIGNIPGAMAGGVLLGIIESAAPQMLGLPSQLEDVIAFGVLVLILIFRPTGIFGEVLAKKKA
- a CDS encoding haloacid dehalogenase type II, coding for MRAAAFDVNETLLDLRALDPLFKRVFGDAAARVTWFNQVIQSALLQNALNSYAPFGVIARAAVTMAGQRLGVDVPESAADQIVTAMTSLPAYPDVRDALIALRRAGYQVAAFSNGTRAAVTAQLTSAGLIDVFDVVISADDAKHLKPAKQAYHHAAKIMRTPPRQLWMVAAHAWDIAGAKRASLRTAFIARPGAAYDPLFAAPDLIAHDLAEFVQKLVQREWGTPT
- a CDS encoding branched-chain amino acid ABC transporter substrate-binding protein; its protein translation is MVRNTFRNFLVVLAVLALLVVPTLAQDEGTIVVEAGDPVVIGVAAVISGEGLAPLGEDIVRGVELALDERGTVTIGDVEFEVTIDVQDDLCSAEGGQAIANYYVSNPQIVGIVGPTCSSACRAAGPVLDSAGYIMISASCTNPALAADFVSFNRVTPNDDAQGVEDAIFIFDYLGVTKLATIHDGSPYGEGLVANVAAAFEELGGEVVAQDAVTVGDTDFRSTLDGIASAEPELIFFGGFPAEAARLSEQRADAGLADVPFMGADGIFTPELINLGGAAVEGVYISTPAPAASEALDAFVAEYEEKYGFPPTAAFHSYSRDAVLMYLDGIEAVGEIDADGNLVIDRAALADFIANYGAEEPVVGLSGILSCNGDGECSQGGIGFFQVQDGEIVRLETMSMEME
- a CDS encoding PD40 domain-containing protein — its product is MSAQDAWPVAQRCLGLPVAAPDAPFPGMLVTIADDAVRAYREGVPTTYVLSFAGGNFLRGASVAPDGRHIAVPNGVITTVTSSDIRYTVQEIRIVTTETVPRITVRIPWRASFPVGSPFTSAGDIPPVQWLDGETVLLVQGTLSEEQTWVTVNPFHADALPEPAAVQDAVTRSPDGSRAVVVRDGDWVLVGVGSAQNTVTLPSGIDVSRAVWSPTSSSIAVPLREAGRGALAVFDAATGARSDLIAFERYQAARSVRWSPDGLRLAFALFDPQTGMNRLHVAELATQRVVDLCVELGIAGNEPNTSAVVWSPDGNSLAMVTAQAVPSAVVSIADIETGQRWTLLPASGELLGWYD
- a CDS encoding response regulator transcription factor, translated to MSDTVLIVDDDESTLRVLELLLARAGYEVVRAASAEDGLRKAYRFQPDIVLLDVNMPQMDGWEMCHRLREMSDVPILFLSAFTSSEDVVRGLDLGADDYIPKPFDPQELLARIKAHLRRAPRSAPSEELVFDDGDFRVNFLNREVYVRDQLCHLTPKEFNLLGILVRNAGRVVARDDLVRQAWGEEYGDAIDSLKLYIHYLRQKLEIDPDHPSYILTSRGVGYRFMSR